A single genomic interval of Capricornis sumatraensis isolate serow.1 chromosome 11, serow.2, whole genome shotgun sequence harbors:
- the ELOC gene encoding elongin-C, whose translation MDGEEKTYGGCEGPDAMYVKLISSDGHEFIVKREHALTSGTIKAMLSGPGQFAENETNEVNFREIPSHVLSKVCMYFTYKVRYTNSSTEIPEFPIAPEIALELLMAANFLDC comes from the exons ATGG ATGGAGAAGAGAAAACCTATGGTGGCTGTGAGGGCCCTGATGCCATGTATGTCAAATTGATATCTTCAGATGGTCATGAGTTTATTGTAAAGAGAGAACACGCGCTAACATCAGGAACAATAAAAGCCATGTTGAGTGGCCCAG gtcAGTTTGCTGAGAATGAAACTAATGAAGTCAATTTTAGAGAGATCCCTTCACATGTGCTATCGAAAGTATGCATGTATTTTACCTACAAGGTTCGCTACACTAACAGCTCCACGGAGATTCCCGAATTCCCAATTGCACCTGAAATTGCACTGGAACTGCTGATGGCTGCAAACTTCCTagattgttaa